One segment of Setaria viridis chromosome 4, Setaria_viridis_v4.0, whole genome shotgun sequence DNA contains the following:
- the LOC117852520 gene encoding transcription elongation factor 1 homolog, whose product MGKRKLKTSKSMAAPRKLLKLDTLFTCPFRGYPDAVGCHIDLKDRIAKASDYMGSSRAARDLDLPLRICSESYFTSAHVLTAAVDVYCEWIDACKLANEGVIDRRCRPRLVEA is encoded by the exons ATGGGGAAGAGGAAGTTGAAGACCTCCAAGTCGATGGCAGCGCCCAGGAAGCTGCTGAAGCTGGACACGCTGTTCACCTGCCCGTTCCGTGGCTACCCCGACGCCGTCGGGTGCCACATTGACCTCAAGGACAGGATCGCCAAGGCATC ggactATATGGGCTCGTCCCGGGCAGCCCGGGACCTAGATCTGCCCCTGCGCATCTGCAGCGAGAGCTACTTCACCAGCGCCCACGTGCTCACGGCGGCCGTCGACGTCTACTGCGAGTGGATCGACGCCTGCAAGCTCGCCAACGAGGGCGTCATCGACCGCCGGTGCCGGCCGCGCCTGGTTGAAGCCTGA